In Candidatus Blochmannia vicinus, one DNA window encodes the following:
- a CDS encoding YhgN family NAAT transporter codes for MNEMISATVLLFLIMDPIGNLPIFMSILKDLEPKRRQIIIIREMVIALLLMLGFLFVGEHILIFLNLHTETVSISGGIVLFLIAIKMIFPSEEGNSTGVSEGEEPFLVPLAIPLVAGPSVLATLLLLSHQYPQQIDLLILSLIIAWGLSMLILMLSNIFSRLLGNKGISALERLMGLLLVMISTQMLLDGIHSYLCT; via the coding sequence ATGAATGAAATGATATCAGCCACAGTTTTGTTATTTTTAATTATGGATCCTATTGGAAACTTACCAATTTTTATGTCGATATTAAAAGATTTAGAACCAAAACGGCGTCAAATTATAATAATTCGAGAGATGGTGATCGCTTTATTGTTAATGTTAGGATTTTTATTTGTTGGAGAACATATTTTAATTTTTCTTAATTTGCACACAGAAACAGTTTCTATCTCTGGAGGTATTGTGTTATTTTTAATTGCCATAAAAATGATATTTCCTTCAGAAGAAGGAAATAGTACTGGTGTTTCAGAGGGAGAGGAACCATTTTTAGTTCCACTTGCTATTCCTTTGGTTGCGGGTCCTTCAGTTTTAGCAACGTTATTATTATTGTCCCACCAATATCCTCAGCAAATTGATTTGTTAATTTTGTCATTGATTATTGCCTGGGGGTTATCCATGTTAATTTTGATGTTATCTAACATATTTTCTCGTTTATTAGGAAATAAAGGTATTAGTGCTTTGGAGAGATTAATGGGCTTGTTGTTAGTAATGATTTCTACTCAAATGTTACTTGATGGAATACATAGTTATTTATGTACGTGA
- the asd gene encoding aspartate-semialdehyde dehydrogenase: protein MKNIGFIGWRGMVGSVLMNRMQEERDFSYFHSTFLSTSQIGKHAPNIQGKQELFLQDAYNIELLHSLDIIITCQGSAYSNIIYQKLRKTGWKGYWIDSASSLRMNDDAIIILDPVNQLFIEQSINNGIKTFIGGNCTVSLMLMSLGGLFSQNLIEWVFVSTYQAASGYGARAMRELLIQMGQVYNTVTDLLTSSTNTIIDIEHTITKFSKTDSLLVDCFKVPLVGNVIPWIGDYMCAGQTQEEWKGQAETNKILNTSETITVDSLCVRVGSLRCHSQSFVLKLKKNIRLTEIEELIQSHNEWVEVIPNDMKQSLENLTPIMVSGTLKIPIGRLRKLNASNKHISAFSVGDQLLWGAAEPLRRMLRQLL from the coding sequence ATGAAAAATATTGGGTTTATTGGTTGGAGAGGAATGGTAGGTTCAGTATTAATGAATCGTATGCAAGAAGAACGTGATTTTAGCTATTTTCATTCAACGTTCCTTTCTACGTCCCAAATAGGAAAACATGCTCCAAACATTCAAGGAAAACAGGAACTATTTCTACAAGATGCTTATAATATAGAGCTTCTTCACTCCTTAGATATTATCATTACATGTCAGGGTAGCGCATATAGTAATATTATTTATCAAAAATTAAGAAAAACTGGATGGAAGGGATATTGGATTGATAGCGCTTCGTCGTTAAGAATGAATGATGATGCAATTATTATCTTAGATCCTGTTAATCAACTATTCATAGAACAAAGTATAAATAATGGCATTAAAACATTTATAGGCGGAAATTGTACTGTAAGTTTAATGTTAATGTCTTTAGGTGGATTATTTTCTCAAAATTTAATCGAATGGGTTTTTGTATCCACTTATCAAGCAGCTTCTGGATACGGAGCACGCGCCATGCGTGAACTATTAATACAAATGGGTCAAGTATATAATACAGTAACTGATTTACTAACATCTTCTACTAATACGATTATAGATATTGAACATACAATTACTAAATTTAGCAAAACTGATTCTTTATTAGTAGATTGTTTTAAAGTTCCTTTAGTAGGAAACGTTATTCCATGGATTGGTGATTATATGTGCGCCGGTCAAACTCAAGAAGAATGGAAAGGTCAAGCAGAAACTAATAAAATTCTCAATACTTCTGAAACTATAACAGTGGACAGTTTATGTGTACGTGTTGGATCATTACGTTGTCATAGTCAATCATTTGTCTTAAAACTTAAGAAAAATATACGCCTTACAGAAATAGAAGAACTAATTCAATCCCATAATGAATGGGTAGAAGTTATTCCAAATGATATGAAACAATCACTAGAAAATTTAACTCCTATCATGGTATCTGGAACGCTCAAAATACCAATTGGTCGATTACGAAAATTAAATGCAAGCAACAAACATATTTCAGCTTTCAGCGTGGGTGATCAATTGCTTTGGGGAGCGGCTGAACCATTAAGAAGAATGTTACGTCAACTACTATAA
- a CDS encoding NfuA family Fe-S biogenesis protein yields MINVTSGAQEHFIKILANKKPGTQIRVSVVDPGTVHAECAICFCSPEEFKSSDVIIEFELFSIHVDRLYISFLKDARIDIIVNELGHQLTIKAPNVTKKYNTEESMNSDSLEDKVRNVLQFRINPQLEMHGGSVSLVHITKDLLAVIKFYGGCNGCAMASYTIKEGIETTLKNLFPELKGVIDITQHKHDVHSYY; encoded by the coding sequence ATGATTAATGTAACTTCTGGCGCACAAGAGCATTTTATTAAAATTTTAGCGAACAAAAAACCTGGTACTCAGATACGAGTATCTGTGGTTGATCCAGGAACTGTGCACGCAGAATGTGCTATTTGTTTTTGTTCACCAGAAGAATTTAAATCCAGTGATGTTATCATTGAATTTGAATTATTTTCTATACATGTAGATCGGTTGTATATTTCTTTCCTTAAAGATGCACGAATTGACATTATAGTTAATGAATTAGGTCATCAGCTTACTATTAAGGCTCCTAACGTTACTAAAAAATATAATACAGAAGAAAGTATGAATAGTGATTCATTAGAAGATAAAGTAAGAAATGTATTACAATTTAGGATTAATCCGCAGTTAGAAATGCATGGTGGTAGCGTATCTTTAGTACATATTACTAAGGATCTATTAGCTGTTATTAAATTTTATGGTGGATGTAATGGATGCGCAATGGCTAGTTATACTATAAAGGAAGGAATAGAAACCACTCTAAAAAACCTATTTCCAGAATTAAAAGGAGTGATAGATATTACTCAACATAAACATGACGTACATTCTTATTATTAA
- the aroK gene encoding shikimate kinase AroK: protein MKKLFSYSNNILKKHNIFLIGPMGAGKSTIGRQLANKLNMEFFDSDQEIETRTGANISWVFDVEGEVRFRDREEKIINELTKKQGIILATGGGSIKSSMTRNNLSTRGLVVYLATTIEKQLIRTQHDKGRPLLRSSSTSGNIRESLEILAKERNPLYEEVADIRISTDEQNIRIVVNKIIIFRNQSTM from the coding sequence ATGAAGAAGTTATTTTCATATAGTAACAATATATTAAAAAAACATAATATTTTTTTAATTGGACCTATGGGAGCTGGGAAAAGTACCATTGGCCGTCAATTAGCAAATAAATTAAATATGGAATTCTTTGATTCTGATCAAGAAATCGAAACTCGTACTGGTGCAAATATTAGTTGGGTTTTTGATGTGGAGGGAGAAGTTAGATTTCGTGATCGTGAAGAAAAGATTATTAATGAACTAACAAAAAAACAGGGAATTATATTAGCTACTGGAGGTGGCTCTATTAAATCTAGCATGACACGAAATAATCTTTCTACTCGTGGGTTAGTAGTATACTTAGCAACAACTATTGAAAAACAATTAATTCGAACACAACATGATAAAGGACGCCCATTACTAAGATCATCATCAACATCAGGAAATATTCGCGAGTCATTAGAAATTTTAGCTAAAGAACGAAATCCACTATACGAAGAAGTTGCAGACATAAGAATATCCACTGATGAACAAAATATTAGAATCGTCGTTAATAAAATTATTATTTTTCGTAACCAGAGTACTATGTAG
- the aroB gene encoding 3-dehydroquinate synthase encodes MEKIIIKLHKRSYPIIISDKLFNHFSSFWSLNSGDKVVLITNDRVAPIYLNILCDLLTHAGIVTDQLILPDGEQNKTLITLNKIFTKLLTQNYDRNTILIALGGGVIGDITGFAAATYQRGIRFIQIPTTLLAQVDASIGGKTGVNHVLGKNMIGAFHQPDAVIINLDVLNTLTVKEFSSGLAEIIKYAVALDSDFFNWLESNLDDLLTLNVSSLMYCIRRCCELKASIVSIDEYDQGIRGSLNLGHTYGHAIESYLNYTQWSHGEAVAAGIMIATNTAIRLRQLSYNAAARIKQLLIRAGLPIHGPKEMTPINYLEYMTRDKKSISGQLNLVLPVSIGRVKTIFNVKHELVSLSIEDTYR; translated from the coding sequence ATGGAAAAAATTATCATAAAATTACATAAACGAAGCTATCCAATTATCATTTCAGACAAGTTATTTAACCATTTTTCATCCTTTTGGTCACTGAATTCTGGCGACAAAGTAGTACTAATCACTAATGATCGAGTAGCACCAATTTACTTAAATATACTATGTGATTTACTAACTCATGCAGGTATTGTCACTGATCAACTAATTTTACCGGATGGGGAACAGAATAAAACTTTAATAACATTGAATAAAATATTCACTAAATTATTAACACAAAATTATGATCGTAATACAATACTTATCGCACTTGGTGGTGGTGTTATTGGAGATATCACTGGATTTGCTGCTGCTACATATCAACGTGGAATACGTTTTATTCAAATCCCAACAACGTTGCTTGCACAAGTAGACGCATCTATTGGCGGTAAAACTGGAGTCAACCATGTGCTTGGGAAAAATATGATTGGGGCCTTTCACCAACCTGATGCTGTTATTATCAATTTAGATGTCTTAAACACATTAACTGTAAAGGAGTTTTCTTCTGGATTAGCTGAAATAATTAAATATGCTGTTGCTCTTGATTCTGATTTTTTTAATTGGTTGGAATCTAATTTAGACGATTTATTAACTTTAAATGTATCATCTCTAATGTATTGTATTCGTCGTTGTTGTGAATTAAAAGCATCCATAGTTTCAATTGATGAATACGATCAAGGTATTAGAGGTTCACTTAATCTTGGACATACTTACGGTCACGCCATTGAATCATATTTAAATTATACACAATGGTCCCATGGTGAAGCTGTGGCTGCAGGTATTATGATAGCAACAAATACTGCTATACGTTTAAGACAACTTAGTTACAACGCCGCAGCACGTATAAAACAACTATTAATTCGCGCTGGATTACCTATACACGGTCCAAAAGAAATGACACCAATAAATTACCTGGAATATATGACACGCGACAAAAAATCAATATCAGGACAACTTAATTTAGTTCTACCTGTCTCCATCGGGCGTGTAAAAACTATTTTTAATGTAAAACATGAATTAGTATCTCTATCTATCGAAGACACTTATAGATAA